The following coding sequences lie in one Leucobacter allii genomic window:
- a CDS encoding TPM domain-containing protein — translation MEHTRIAPTPYRPAGARAPEGSPRRARLGRLASWGAAAGLGAAWMLLAGPAASAVPPVELGAGHVTDAADVLSASEESAANARLAAAFEETGIDLYVVFADEFTDPSDRIAWANETADLNGLGEAQYLLAVSTEGRQYFVSGLDDGALSEGQIAGIEEHVLPQLRDSDWAGAIDAAAAELEAAHAAPGRATAIAVGVGAGAVGLGGAAFGVTRAVRRRRAQAAAEADLVELERRAGSALVAADDAVRSSGQELEFARAQFGDAAVVEFRTALDTARAKILEAFSLRQQLDDAVPEADAERRDWLEQILARCDEVDAVLDAQADAFEQLRAIERDAPAALAALADRRRRLGDGADAAAELARLGTVYAAEELAALASAPEQAASLLAFAQDRERTAQAALGAEANAGSGPDAGAGAATGTDAGAATGTGASATAPGAGAPSAGSGSAAVAIREGEAAVVQAEALLQQIAARAGELAELEQRAAALVAEIEQDVAGARALPDEGGAIAAAVQATEQQLAQARELLTSAPRRPAEALRALDAANTRIDGVVQAAQEAARTRQLLEANLAQAADQLRQAESYIEARRGAVGATARTRAAEARAALGRAEAARQADPQGALAEAQRAAALAAQALSAAQSDVTGFGGSGAGYGGGGIGGFGDPRSSGGDFGAILGGILGQGGGFGGSGGSGGGFWGGGSRSSGGSSWGGSSRRSSSGSRRSSGGSRRSSGGSRRSRGGGRF, via the coding sequence GTGGAACACACGCGGATCGCCCCCACGCCGTACCGCCCCGCCGGAGCCCGTGCGCCGGAGGGATCCCCGCGCCGCGCGCGGCTCGGACGGCTCGCGAGCTGGGGCGCCGCGGCGGGCCTCGGCGCCGCCTGGATGCTGCTCGCGGGGCCCGCCGCGAGCGCCGTGCCGCCCGTGGAGCTCGGAGCCGGCCACGTCACGGACGCCGCCGATGTCCTCTCGGCTTCGGAGGAGTCCGCGGCGAACGCCCGGCTCGCGGCCGCCTTCGAGGAGACCGGGATCGACCTCTACGTCGTCTTCGCGGACGAGTTCACCGACCCGTCCGATCGCATCGCCTGGGCGAACGAGACCGCCGACCTCAACGGCCTCGGCGAGGCGCAGTACCTGCTCGCCGTCTCGACGGAGGGGCGCCAGTACTTCGTCTCCGGCCTCGATGACGGCGCCCTGAGCGAGGGGCAGATCGCGGGGATCGAGGAGCACGTCCTCCCCCAGCTGCGCGACTCGGACTGGGCCGGCGCGATCGACGCCGCCGCCGCCGAGCTCGAGGCGGCGCACGCGGCCCCCGGCCGAGCCACCGCGATCGCCGTGGGGGTGGGCGCGGGGGCCGTCGGCCTCGGCGGGGCCGCCTTCGGCGTGACCCGCGCAGTGCGCCGCCGTCGCGCGCAGGCGGCCGCGGAGGCGGATCTCGTCGAGCTGGAGCGGCGCGCGGGATCGGCGCTCGTCGCCGCCGACGACGCCGTGAGATCGAGCGGGCAGGAGCTCGAGTTCGCGCGCGCCCAGTTCGGCGACGCGGCCGTCGTGGAGTTCCGTACGGCCCTCGACACCGCGCGCGCGAAGATCCTCGAGGCGTTCTCCCTGCGCCAGCAGCTCGACGACGCCGTCCCCGAGGCGGACGCCGAGCGCCGCGACTGGCTCGAGCAGATCCTCGCCCGCTGCGACGAGGTGGACGCCGTGCTCGATGCGCAGGCCGACGCCTTCGAACAGCTCCGCGCCATCGAGCGCGACGCCCCGGCCGCGCTCGCGGCGCTCGCCGATCGGCGCCGCCGGCTCGGCGACGGCGCCGATGCCGCGGCCGAGCTCGCCCGGCTCGGGACGGTCTACGCGGCCGAGGAGCTCGCCGCCCTGGCCTCGGCGCCCGAGCAGGCCGCCTCGCTGCTCGCCTTCGCGCAGGATCGGGAGCGGACGGCCCAGGCGGCGCTGGGCGCGGAGGCGAATGCGGGATCGGGACCTGACGCGGGAGCGGGCGCCGCCACGGGGACGGATGCCGGCGCGGCGACTGGCACGGGGGCGAGCGCCACCGCGCCGGGCGCCGGCGCCCCGAGCGCCGGCTCCGGCAGCGCCGCCGTCGCGATCCGGGAGGGCGAGGCCGCCGTCGTCCAGGCCGAGGCGCTGCTGCAGCAGATCGCCGCGCGCGCGGGCGAGCTCGCGGAGCTCGAGCAGCGCGCCGCCGCGCTCGTCGCGGAGATCGAGCAGGACGTGGCGGGAGCCCGTGCGCTGCCCGACGAGGGCGGGGCGATCGCCGCCGCGGTGCAGGCGACGGAGCAGCAGCTCGCCCAGGCCCGCGAACTGCTCACGAGCGCGCCGCGGCGGCCCGCGGAAGCGCTGCGGGCCCTCGACGCGGCGAACACCCGCATCGACGGGGTCGTCCAGGCCGCGCAGGAGGCGGCGCGCACCCGGCAGCTGCTCGAGGCGAACCTCGCGCAGGCGGCGGATCAGCTGCGCCAGGCCGAGTCCTACATCGAGGCCAGGCGGGGCGCCGTGGGCGCGACCGCCCGCACGCGAGCCGCGGAGGCGCGCGCCGCGCTCGGCCGCGCCGAGGCCGCCAGGCAGGCGGATCCGCAGGGCGCGCTGGCGGAGGCGCAGCGGGCCGCCGCGCTCGCCGCCCAGGCCCTCTCCGCAGCGCAGTCCGACGTCACGGGCTTCGGCGGCTCCGGCGCAGGGTACGGCGGCGGTGGCATCGGCGGATTCGGCGATCCTCGATCCTCCGGCGGCGACTTCGGCGCGATCCTCGGCGGCATCCTCGGCCAGGGCGGCGGATTCGGCGGCTCCGGCGGCTCGGGAGGCGGGTTCTGGGGCGGCGGCTCGCGCAGCTCGGGAGGCTCCTCCTGGGGCGGCTCGTCGCGCCGTTCCTCGAGCGGGTCGCGGCGCTCCTCCGGGGGCTCGCGCCGTTCCTCCGGCGGTTCCCGGCGCTCCCGCGGGGGAGGCCGATTCTGA
- a CDS encoding PspA/IM30 family protein encodes MSKQSILGRISTLIRANINSLLDSAEDPEKMIDQLIRDYTNNIADAESAIAETIGNLRLIEQDYQEDVRTAGEWGRKALAASSKADEMRAAGNTVDADKFDNLAKVALQRQITAEQEARAAEPTISAQQEVTEKLKSGLNGMKDKLQQLQAKRAELVARAKTAEAQNKVADAVKSIDVLDPTSDLGRFEEKIRRQEALARGKQEIAASSLDAQFNELENFEAVTEVEARLAALKAGGSAPAIGR; translated from the coding sequence ATGTCGAAGCAGTCCATCCTCGGTCGCATCTCCACCCTCATCCGAGCGAACATCAACTCGCTCCTCGATTCCGCCGAGGATCCCGAGAAGATGATCGACCAGCTCATCCGCGACTACACGAACAACATCGCCGACGCCGAGTCGGCCATCGCGGAGACCATCGGCAACCTGCGCCTCATCGAGCAGGACTACCAGGAGGACGTGCGCACCGCGGGCGAGTGGGGCCGGAAGGCCCTCGCGGCGAGCTCGAAGGCCGACGAGATGCGCGCGGCGGGCAACACGGTCGACGCGGACAAGTTCGACAACCTCGCGAAGGTGGCCCTGCAGCGCCAGATCACCGCCGAGCAGGAGGCGCGCGCCGCCGAGCCCACCATCTCCGCGCAGCAGGAGGTCACCGAGAAGCTGAAGTCCGGGCTGAACGGCATGAAGGACAAACTGCAGCAGCTGCAGGCGAAGCGGGCCGAGCTCGTGGCCCGCGCGAAGACCGCCGAGGCCCAGAACAAGGTGGCCGACGCCGTGAAGTCGATCGACGTGCTCGACCCCACGAGCGATCTCGGCCGCTTCGAGGAGAAGATCCGCCGGCAGGAGGCGCTCGCGCGGGGCAAGCAGGAGATCGCCGCCTCGAGCCTCGACGCGCAGTTCAACGAACTCGAGAACTTCGAGGCCGTGACCGAGGTCGAGGCGCGCCTCGCCGCCCTGAAGGCCGGCGGCTCCGCCCCCGCGATCGGCCGCTAG
- a CDS encoding acyl-CoA carboxylase subunit beta, translating into MTGDNAPAAAPETPVHAPDPATTAGRIADHRRKYQEAVGDRDAAAAAKQHPRGKMTARERIAALLDPGSFVEFDKYVKHRTHGFGMEASRPFGDAVVTGAGTIHGRQVVVFSQDFTTFGGSLGEVAGEKIVKAMEFALKTGAPLLGILDSGGARIQEGVVALSNYAKIFRLNTMCSGVIPQISIVMGPSAGGAVYSPALTDFVIMVDKTSHMFVTGPDVIKTVTGEDVGFEELGGALTHNKTSGVSHYLASDELDALDYARTLISYLPDNNLAEAPVYDSDTALEITAADRRLNSLIPDSPSQPYDMKTVIEAILDGGDFLEVQPLFAPNMLIGFGRVEGRTVGIVANQPAQMAGTLNIDASEKAARFVRFCDAFSIPILTLVDVPGYLPGTDQELQGVIRRGAKLLYAYAEATVPLVTIITRKAYGGAYIVMGSKQMGADFNIAWPTAEIAVMGGAGAVNILYRKELAAAAERGEDVEALRAELTAQYTADVTSPFLAAERGELDNVLEPAGSRLAVIKALRGLRGKRTEQPAKKHGNIPL; encoded by the coding sequence GTGACTGGAGACAACGCCCCCGCGGCAGCGCCCGAGACGCCCGTGCACGCCCCCGATCCGGCGACCACCGCGGGGCGGATCGCCGACCACCGCCGGAAGTACCAGGAGGCCGTCGGCGATCGCGATGCCGCCGCCGCCGCGAAGCAGCATCCGCGCGGCAAGATGACGGCGCGGGAGCGGATCGCGGCGCTCCTCGATCCCGGCTCCTTCGTGGAGTTCGACAAGTACGTGAAGCACCGCACCCACGGCTTCGGCATGGAGGCCTCCCGGCCGTTCGGCGACGCGGTCGTCACCGGAGCCGGCACGATCCACGGCCGGCAGGTCGTCGTCTTCTCCCAGGATTTCACCACCTTCGGCGGTTCGCTCGGCGAGGTCGCCGGCGAGAAGATCGTGAAGGCGATGGAGTTCGCGCTGAAGACCGGGGCGCCGCTCCTCGGCATCCTCGACTCGGGCGGCGCGCGCATCCAGGAGGGCGTCGTCGCGCTCTCCAACTACGCCAAGATCTTCCGCCTGAACACCATGTGCTCGGGCGTGATCCCGCAGATCTCCATCGTGATGGGGCCCTCCGCGGGGGGCGCGGTCTACTCCCCCGCCCTCACCGACTTCGTGATCATGGTCGACAAGACGAGCCACATGTTCGTCACCGGCCCCGACGTCATCAAGACCGTGACGGGCGAGGACGTCGGCTTCGAGGAGCTCGGCGGCGCCCTCACCCATAACAAGACGAGCGGGGTCTCCCACTACCTCGCGAGCGACGAGCTCGACGCCCTCGACTACGCGCGCACCCTCATCAGCTATCTGCCCGACAACAACCTCGCCGAGGCTCCCGTCTACGACAGCGACACGGCCCTCGAGATCACGGCGGCCGACCGCCGCCTGAACTCGCTCATCCCGGACAGCCCGAGCCAGCCCTACGACATGAAGACCGTCATCGAGGCGATCCTCGACGGCGGGGACTTCCTCGAGGTGCAGCCCCTGTTCGCTCCGAACATGCTCATCGGCTTCGGCCGCGTCGAGGGCCGCACGGTGGGCATCGTCGCGAATCAGCCGGCGCAGATGGCCGGAACCCTCAACATCGACGCGAGCGAGAAGGCGGCGCGCTTCGTGCGGTTCTGCGACGCGTTCTCGATTCCGATCCTCACGCTCGTGGACGTGCCCGGCTATCTCCCGGGCACCGACCAGGAGCTCCAGGGGGTCATCCGCCGCGGCGCGAAGCTCCTCTACGCCTACGCCGAGGCCACCGTGCCGCTCGTGACCATCATCACCCGAAAGGCCTACGGCGGCGCCTACATCGTGATGGGGTCCAAGCAGATGGGCGCCGACTTCAACATCGCCTGGCCGACCGCGGAGATCGCCGTCATGGGCGGCGCCGGCGCCGTGAACATCCTCTACCGCAAGGAGCTCGCGGCCGCCGCCGAGCGCGGCGAGGACGTCGAGGCGCTGCGCGCCGAGCTCACGGCGCAGTACACGGCCGACGTCACCTCGCCCTTCCTCGCCGCCGAGCGCGGCGAGCTCGACAACGTGCTCGAGCCCGCCGGCAGCCGGCTCGCCGTCATCAAGGCGCTGCGCGGTCTGCGCGGCAAGCGCACCGAGCAGCCGGCCAAGAAGCACGGCAATATCCCGCTGTAG